Part of the Shewanella eurypsychrophilus genome is shown below.
TAACCGAGGAGCTATCTTACGAGGCTTCAGATAAATCGGGAAGCACCTTCGTTATTGATGCTAAATACGTTAGCGATCACTTAGATAACTTAGTGCAAGACGAAGATCTCAGCCGCTTTATCTTGTAATAACTACTAGGACCTAGGTATCAGAACCTAGGTCCTAGTAAATACCTTTTATATCTCAGGCCTAATATTATGACTTCTCCAGACTATAATCCTGTCGTTACCGCCCTTAACCTTAAGCGTAAATCTCGCATACTTGAGGTGACATTTGATAATGGGCAGACCTTTCAGCTCAGCTGTGAAATGCTACGTGTTTATTCGCCTTCTGCAGAAGTGCACGGACACGGCAATCCAGTGTTAGTGACTCATAAGAAGAACGTTAACATTAAAGCCTTAGATCCAGTGGGTAACTATGCAGTTAAGATCACCTTCGATGATGGCCACAATACAGGACTATTTTCATGGAAGGTACTGCATGATCTCGGCACTCATCAAGTGGACTTATGGGAAAAATACCTTGCCAGACTAAGGGCTGAAAAAGCCAGTCGTGAACCCTTGATAGACATGGCTGTTAAGTACCATAATTGATTGAAGATTTTAGTATCTAGAGCCTAGGTACTCGATCCTAGGGCCTAGGGCCTAGGTACTAAGTTCTAGGACCTTAATTTATTTAATCTTAATTGAACTCTGTTTTTGAGTGCTTACATTCAGGGTGAAAATATCTGGCCTCGAATAATGGCCCGCTACATCTAAAACCCTTTTGGATAAGGCTGCCTGCTTAATATCGATTTCAGCATAGAGGATCCCCTTCTCTTTTGTTAATGGGCCAGCCACTATTTCACCACCTGGTGCTACCACGACTGAGTCCCCAGGGTTTATCCACTCATCTTCATCAGGATACAAGCTAGCCTTATCAGGAAAGTCTTCAGGTAGATCGCTGTGCTCTAGCGCTACACCACAGCTCAGGACCCAACAGCGCCCTTCTCTAGCAATATGTTGCATGGTGCCAATCCAAGCCTCACCACTATCATAAGTTGGCGCAATATAAACCTCCACTCCTTGAGAATAAAGAGCATACCTGGCTAAAGGCATATAGCTCTCCCAACATAACAAGGTACTCAATCTTCCCGCTGGTGAATCAACCACCTTCAAACTTGAGCCATCGCCAAAGCCCCACACCATTCTCTCAGGATTAGTCGGCATTAACTTCCGATGTCGATTTAATAGCTTTCCCTCCTCAGAAATCACCACAACGGTGTTATATAGTGTCGCCCTACTTTGCTCCGTTCCAAGTTCATTCATACCGCAAATGACGCTAACTTGATGCTTTTTAGCCGTCTCGCATAACGAAACCAGGTCGCCAGCTTCGATATTGACTGAACTATCAAGCAATCTGCTATGCAGTGCCTCACTGGTTCCCCAGTCTGCGCCTGGCCGTAATCGCCAAATCCAGGCTGGATAGCCAGAAATAAATGCTTCAGGAAAAACCACCAATTTAGCACCAGACAATGCAGCTTCTTCGATTAGCTGCTTGGCTTTCTCTATGGTTTTATCGCGATCTAATATAACCGATGACTCTTGAACGATAGCAACTTTAGGCATATTGGTTACATCCATCTACAGAGCAAACTCAGATATAAAGCAGACTCTGATATAAAGAGTGTTTAATTAAAGCTAGCTGAATGGGAGCGTAACGCCAATATTCTGAACGACAGAAGTGCCGCTATAGGTGCTATAAGAGGTGCACTTCTACTTTGGACAAGGGAGGTGCTATAAGAAGTGCTATAAATTGAGGGTTTATCTTACCAAGGGTAAGTCTCATCAAGGAGTTAGGACACCTGACGATGCCCTTAAACATAAGCTAAAACGAAGTCGCAAAAGCTAGTCTTTCTTCTCTATCGTGATCTCTAGATTTTTACTGTCAGTGGCAAACCACTTCTGCACATATATCGTGCCTAAAACAGGTGCCTGTCCCGGTTCAGGAAGCTCTTGATAGCGCACACTGTTCTTAGTCTCTTTCTCATATTCAAACTTAATGGTTTTCTTAGTCACTGTTTTCTCTCAATGTTGACGCATATTTAGCTAAACATTTTGTTAAACTATCACGCTAACCATTCAAATGCAGCCCACCATGTCCAAGCTCAAACCAGATATTAAGATTATTTATAGCGGTATCTTCACCAAGTGGGATGAACACAAGGATGAGCTACCTAGGCTCACAAAAGCAACCGTACATGTACCAGCCGAAATCGATATTGAATTTGGTTTTATCGCACAGATAAAGAAAGCCAAAAACCAGAAACTCAGATATTGCATCTACCATCCCGATATTCCTGATGATAATGGCAATATCAGGCCCCCTTTCGATGGGGAGGTCTACGTGGAAGAAAATGATTGGAAGTTTTATCTAGGCGATACAATCTGGGCGCCTGAGCATAATAAGGTTGGCAATTGGCGTATGACGCTTGAGCTTAAAGGTAAAATTATCGCCGATAAAACCTTCAAGGTACACATGAGTGACAATACCAGTTCCATTAAATAAGTGATCATTCAGCGGGAGTTAAAAACGCTGTAAGCAAGTAAGGGGATTGAAGCTAATAGTTATTCTATATCGAAAGCCACTTACGAAGCATAAAGTGTTTTTAAACCCGCACTCCGTGAGCTTCTCAGGACTTCCACTTCTGCGTTGCATTGCCTTAAAAGGGAATAACCATTTCTTCAGCAATGCGTCTTGAATTTAAAGCCCTGAGAAAGCTCTGAATAGGTCATACATTTAGTGGAATTGGTATAACCACCACAGGATGGCACTCAAACAAAAGCGAACTCTGATACAGAAAAAGTCGCTTCATTCAGGAAGAAGCGCGGACTTTAAACAAGAGGAACCCTGAGGGTTCACCTCCCTATCAAGCTATTTCTTTCCTGAACGAAAAAAGGCTCATCATTTCTGATGAGCCTTTCGTCTTTAATGTGGCACAGGGATAGCTGACTTTAAACAATAGGAACCCTAGGGTTCACCTCCCTATCAAGCTATTTCTTTCCTGAACGAAAAAAGGCTCATCATTTCTGATGAGCCTTTCGTCTTGAATGTGGCGGAGGGATAGGGATTTGAACCCTAGACGGGCTATAAACCCGTGCCGGTTTTCAAGACCGGTGCATTCGACCACTCTGCCATCCCTCCGAACGACGCTGATAATAGGGATTGTTAGCCTCAATGTAAAGCCCTTCATGAATCAAACGACCAAAAAACAGACCAATAAGCCATAATAACGTTTAAGCGGTTATTTTTTAAGTTGAATGGCCATAAAACAGCCTGGATTTAATGCCCCTGGATATTGTCAGGCTCATGAGGGTGACAGGATGACCATTCACAGCATCTCTAGTATTTGCACCATCACGATAAAAATACCGGCTAAAGTAGCAATGATTAATCCTGCCTGCCCACCTTTAACACGATAGCCTCCGAGACCCGTTTGCTTTCGCTGCGACACCACCATAGCCACCGGCAGAAAAATAGCTAATACGACCAAGGAAAATGCCGCATAGCCTAGTGCCACAATAAAGCCGCGGGGATAGAACATGGCAAATCCAAGCGGGGGAAGAAACGTCACCAGCGCCACCAGAAGCCTGTTACTCGGCTTGGCCTGGCGTTGCAATAGATCGGACATATAATCAGACAAGCCCAGACTCACACCGAGAAATGATGTCATCAGGGCCAAGTCGGCAAATATAGATACCAGGTTGGTTATCATTGGTGCATGCAGCAAATGGCTCAAGGAGCCTATGAAACCGTTAAGACTCTGGCTCTGCATAAGCTCAGCTTGTGATAATACCCCCTGACTTACCACCAACCACAGCAGATAAACCACCAGAGGTATGGCTGAACCAACAACCATCACCAACACCAAGCCCTTAGGTTCTTTACCCAAGTAACGCACGATGGACGGAATAGATCCATGAAAACCAAAGGAAGTAAAAATTACCGGCAGTGCTGCCATGATGACCCCCTGGTGTACGGGTAACTCAAGCAAATAATCCAGCGATACCTTAGGCATCAAAAGAACTAAGACTATCACCAGGGCGATGAGTTTTAAGGCAAACAGGCTACGATTGATTATGTCTACCGATCCAGTCCCTAGGGTAACCACGCTGCCAATAACTAAGGTAAAAATAATGGCCCCCGCCTGTATTGGTATATCAAGACCCAGCCAATTCGCTAACTTACTATGCAGCTGCTCTCCACCGCCAGCGATATAGGCTGCACACAAGGCATAAAACAGCAACATCATGGCGATACTGGCTACAACCTGGCCCTTACGGCCTAGAAGTTTATACGCCAGCGAGTGTAGGGTCGCATCGATAGGGGCAAATTGATGCACCTCAATCATCAGTAAGGCGGTATAGATCATCAAGGCCCAAACGAGCAACATGATCAAGCTGGTGACACCGTAACCAAGCCCAGCGGAGGCCAGCGGAAGAGCCAGCATGCCGGCCCCTATTGTCGTGCCAGCTATGATGAGTGTGCTGCCGACGATCTTACTGTGATTCATTTATACAGTTCCAAAACTGAAGAGAAGAGCTCGGAACTGGCACAACACCGGCTGGCCAGATTCCGAAAAGAAAATAGCATTGC
Proteins encoded:
- a CDS encoding gamma-butyrobetaine hydroxylase-like domain-containing protein, whose amino-acid sequence is MTSPDYNPVVTALNLKRKSRILEVTFDNGQTFQLSCEMLRVYSPSAEVHGHGNPVLVTHKKNVNIKALDPVGNYAVKITFDDGHNTGLFSWKVLHDLGTHQVDLWEKYLARLRAEKASREPLIDMAVKYHN
- a CDS encoding carbon-nitrogen hydrolase family protein, which produces MPKVAIVQESSVILDRDKTIEKAKQLIEEAALSGAKLVVFPEAFISGYPAWIWRLRPGADWGTSEALHSRLLDSSVNIEAGDLVSLCETAKKHQVSVICGMNELGTEQSRATLYNTVVVISEEGKLLNRHRKLMPTNPERMVWGFGDGSSLKVVDSPAGRLSTLLCWESYMPLARYALYSQGVEVYIAPTYDSGEAWIGTMQHIAREGRCWVLSCGVALEHSDLPEDFPDKASLYPDEDEWINPGDSVVVAPGGEIVAGPLTKEKGILYAEIDIKQAALSKRVLDVAGHYSRPDIFTLNVSTQKQSSIKIK
- a CDS encoding DUF3859 domain-containing protein: MSKLKPDIKIIYSGIFTKWDEHKDELPRLTKATVHVPAEIDIEFGFIAQIKKAKNQKLRYCIYHPDIPDDNGNIRPPFDGEVYVEENDWKFYLGDTIWAPEHNKVGNWRMTLELKGKIIADKTFKVHMSDNTSSIK
- a CDS encoding aromatic amino acid transport family protein, translated to MNHSKIVGSTLIIAGTTIGAGMLALPLASAGLGYGVTSLIMLLVWALMIYTALLMIEVHQFAPIDATLHSLAYKLLGRKGQVVASIAMMLLFYALCAAYIAGGGEQLHSKLANWLGLDIPIQAGAIIFTLVIGSVVTLGTGSVDIINRSLFALKLIALVIVLVLLMPKVSLDYLLELPVHQGVIMAALPVIFTSFGFHGSIPSIVRYLGKEPKGLVLVMVVGSAIPLVVYLLWLVVSQGVLSQAELMQSQSLNGFIGSLSHLLHAPMITNLVSIFADLALMTSFLGVSLGLSDYMSDLLQRQAKPSNRLLVALVTFLPPLGFAMFYPRGFIVALGYAAFSLVVLAIFLPVAMVVSQRKQTGLGGYRVKGGQAGLIIATLAGIFIVMVQILEML